In Kytococcus sedentarius DSM 20547, the sequence GAGCGGGGCTGGCGGGCACCTGGACGAACGAGAACGTCATCGAGACCCTCGTGCAGGAGGTCCGCGCGAAGGTGGGGGACGACCGCGTCATCTGCGGCCTCTCCGGCGGGGTGGACTCCTCGGTGGCCGCGGCCCTGGTGCAGCGCGCGGTGGGCGACCAGCTCACCTGCGTGTTCGTCGACCACGGCCTGCTCCGCTCGGGGGAGCGCGAGCAGGTGGAGAACGACTTCGTCGAGGCCACCGGGGTGGACCTCGTGACCGTCGACGCGACCGACCAGTTCCTCGACGCGCTGGCCGGCGTTACCGAGCCGGAGACAAAGCGCAAGATCATCGGCCGCGAGTTCATCCGCTCGTTCGAGCAGGCAGCACGGGACGTGGTCAGCGGCCGGGCCGGTGAGGGGACCGACGACGAGCACCCGGTGAAGTGGCTCGTGCAGGGCACGCTGTACCCCGACGTGGTCGAGTCCGGTGGTGGCGCGGGGACGGCGACCATCAAGTCCCACCACAACGTCGGCGGCCTGCCGGACGACCTGCAGTTCGGGCTCGTGGAGCCGCTGCGGATGCTGTTCAAGGACGAGGTCCGGGCGATCGGCCGTGAGCTGGGGGTGCCGGAGGCGATCGTGGCGCGCCAGCCCTTCCCCGGTCCGGGCCTGGGCATCCGCATCATCGGTGAGGTCACCGGTGACCGGCTGGAGACGCTGCGGGCGGCGGACGCCATCGCCCGCGAGGAGCTCACGGCGGCGGGCCTGGACGACTCCATCTGGCAGTGCCCGGTGGTGCTGCTGGCGGACGTGCGCAGCGTGGGCGTGCAGGGCGACGGCCGCACCTACGGCCACCCCATCGTGCTGCGCCCGGTCAGCTCGGAGGACGCGATGACCGCCGACTGGACGCGCCTGCCGTACGACGTGCTCGAGCGGATCTCCACCCGCATCACCAACGAGGTCGATGAGGTGAACCGGGTGGTGTTGGACGTGACGAGCAAGCCGCCGGGAACCATTGAATGGGAGTGAGGACGGAGTCCGAACTCGATCGGATGGGAGTGAGGCGCCCGCCGGGCTCAGGCGCTGCGGCCGAGGTGGGGCCGGGCCGGTGAGCGCCCGGCCGTGAGCACCCACACCACGCCGGCGATGATGCCGGCGGGTACGTGCAGCACG encodes:
- the guaA gene encoding glutamine-hydrolyzing GMP synthase yields the protein MSDLQANPVLVVDFGAQYAQLIARRVREANVYSEVVPHDMPAEEVLSKRPAALILSGGPSSVYSDGAPRLAEGLLDAGVPVFGICYGFQAMTQALGGTVARTGQREYGHTAAEVTQDSVLFAGQPGAQSVWMSHGDAVSQAPAGMATTASTPGAPVAAIEDRQRRLFGVQWHPEVMHSAHGQQVLENFLRHGAGLAGTWTNENVIETLVQEVRAKVGDDRVICGLSGGVDSSVAAALVQRAVGDQLTCVFVDHGLLRSGEREQVENDFVEATGVDLVTVDATDQFLDALAGVTEPETKRKIIGREFIRSFEQAARDVVSGRAGEGTDDEHPVKWLVQGTLYPDVVESGGGAGTATIKSHHNVGGLPDDLQFGLVEPLRMLFKDEVRAIGRELGVPEAIVARQPFPGPGLGIRIIGEVTGDRLETLRAADAIAREELTAAGLDDSIWQCPVVLLADVRSVGVQGDGRTYGHPIVLRPVSSEDAMTADWTRLPYDVLERISTRITNEVDEVNRVVLDVTSKPPGTIEWE